The DNA region aggctggcggcggtggtggcggcttGAAGCAACGGGTTGACGCTGCTGCTTGTGGGCAACTGGCCAGTGAATGAACCAGTGGGTGTCTGCGAACCAGTTCCGGAAGGGGTGCCGATGTTTGATGGCAGCTCCGAGGTGAACATAGTGgcagaggaaggggagatcAGGTGGCGGGCTTGAAGGGTTTGCATGATATTGTCCTTTAGGCCACGGATGCGCGCTCCGTTGCCGACAAAGACCAGATTTTCCCAGCAACTAGGGCGCATGTACATTTCATCGATGCCCTGTACGGTGTggtagatggtggtgacaaTCCGATCGATTTCCTTGCGGTCCGCAAACAGGAAGCGCTCTAGGCCCACCTCGATATCACGACGGACCCGGCGGGAGATGCGCTCTGTAGctggagcagcagcagggggttgagctgctggtggaggcgCCGCAGCATCAGTAGCAGGTTGCGCTTGCTCTCCTCCTGTCTTCGCGGCAGGTTCATCGGGTTTCGTTCCTGCATCGTCAGTCGATGCTGCAGGGGCAGCACCAGAATCGGCCATCTCGACGTCCTTGGACACCCCGTTCTCTGCTGGAGCGGAGGCTGCGGGAGCCGGTGCTGCAGGGGGCGCTACAGGGACATCCTCAGTCACCAATTCTTCGTAGTGAAATATGGTCTTGGTTCGCTTCGAATTCGGCAGTCTGGCCTTGGCCGCAGCAGAGGCATCGGTCTCCTGCCCCTTGCCCTTTCTGCcagcctttgccttctccGCCTTGAGCTTTTCCTGTTTCGCCAAAAACTCACGGGTTTGACCGCTGACGACCAGACTGGCCACATCAAGCACGCCTTCCTCATTGACCACCTTCTCATCGCCATCGATACCCAGGTCATCATCAGCGCCCACCACAGTGGTGACAATCTTCGGTCCTTCTGCCGGCGCAGCCGATGATGTCGCTGTTCCGTTGCTGCCAGTCGCGGATCCCCCCTCTGTCGGCAGCTCCATAAGCTCCTTGGACTCGGCGGCATAAGGCAAGACCTCACAGACCGGGCTCTTCTTCAGTTGCTCCGCCATCTCATGATCAAACCCCTGCTCCTTCAGCAGCTCCATCAGCTTCTTGGTAAAGAACTCTCCGCCGCTGattccccttttcctctcctcatcagcctTCTCGCTATCCCCGACATTCCCCGGCCCAACATCATTGTGTCCAACTACCCTCCCTTCATATACACATGTAACGTCCACCTTTTCGAACCCCACATCCACCACTGTCATGTTTGGCCATTTGAGACCGTACTGTGTCGCCAATCCGCTGTGAAGCAGACACAGCGCGGGGGTCTTTGTCTTCTCAAACACGTAGCGCGAAATCACCTCGCAGTCCGCCTTTGTCCACTGCGGACTCGCCATCAGCATGATTGGTGTGTTGTGGTATGTCGTCGTCAAGGCTTGGTGAACGTGTTCGAGAAACGCCAAAAACGCCTCCATGTGCACAATGTGGCCTGCCTGAATCGGATAGATGGCCCCTTCCAGTGAatcaacatcctccacccagTCAAAATcgtcctcgccttctcccttGACACCGGCCGTGGTCTTGGGTCGCTTGTACGTGTGGAAGGGCCTAAACTGGCCCTCCACTCCTGGGTCAGGAAACATGCGAGTCGGAAAccggtgctgtggtggtgtgagcTCGTTGCATCCCATCTGAGCCAGTGTTGTCTGGGAGCCGGGGCAGATGATGAGGACCTGTTCCTCGCGCCATTTGCCAGTTGAGCCAGACATTGTATGTTGttaccccccctcctcttaaTTAGATCCGAACTGTAGCTTTGTATCTTGTTCCCTTTCTTTGGCAGCAGATGGGTTCCTCTCGACCGCGGCGTGGGCTTGCGTTCTCAATGGGGGAGTGTAAACCAAGTAGCTAAGGCTGCTGGTCAACAGAATGCAAACATCCAACTCGGGTGGTGGGTATCGAATTGGCGAGAACTAAAATTGGCGGTGCGTCACAAACAATATTCAAATCGCCTGCCTGGTCGAGACGTTGCAGATATTTTGATGCGCCAAAAATCAAAGCTTCGCGCTGTGTTGCGATTTGTGTTGCTGGAGCTGAGCTTCAAATGGTGGGAGAAAGCGCGGCTGCGGGACACAGACTGACAGACAGGCACGACTGGGAGCGCGTCGTCCTGTGCAAGAGAGCTCTTGAAATTTTGGGTGGGGCGATTATGTAAGTCACATGCCGCCAGCAGTACAACCCCTGAATCGGTGGTGGTTAAGCACACGCTGCATTCGGCAGTCTTGAACAACAACTGGGTGCCGTAGTCTGATTTGTATAATATATTGAAACAGCTTGGTCCCAGATCTGATGCCTGAGAGTATCATTCATCATGCCTATACTGACCCATCTGAGCCGTAAGTGCCAAAGCCGTACTTAGGCCACCCCCATAAACATTACTAAATACAGAGATTCCAAGGTATATCAAAATCGCTCAGTCTCCCAGTCCACTCGTCAAGCTCCCGCTGGCAGTGAACCATgaccctctccaccaaacGCCCAAGATCGAGGCGTTGAATTCGCCCAAATCCATCCCAGTTCAACCCAAGTCCTGTAAAACGCCCAGTCATGAAGGTATCAGCCGTTGCAAAgaaaaaccaccaaccctacCTATTCCGCACATTTCCCCCCAAGTCTCGGCCTCGGCTTAGGCCTGCCGGCTAAACAGAAGAAAGGTGCATGTCCTATGACATACAAACATGATCACCCACGTATGTCCCCTTTCACACTAACAAACGCCATCAAGCGCCGTACCGCCATCCGCTCAAGAAAGAGCGACCGAGCTTCCTTCTGTGCTACCAGAAGGCGAGATTATTCTTAGGACTTTCGCGCCATTCGCCGCCTTGGTCTCTTCCTGAGGATGTTCAGTGGCGCTGAGAAACTCATTTTCCGTAAGGGGGGTCCGCGGTTCTCTTTCactctcctcttccgccgACGAGGGCAGTTCAATGTTCTGCGGTACCGGTGGGACCTGGTCGCTTTCATGACTCTTTCTCTGTTCCAAGTTGGTCTGGACTGCAATGGCAGTGCTGACCGATGACGAGTTCTTTTGGTGGCGAGGGCTGTTGGGGCGTGAGTCGACTTTGATCAAGTTTTGCTCCTGACCGCTGGTTGAGATGGCTTCGTCGATAGAAACATCGCCAGCAGTATCAACATCCTCGGCGCGGGACGAGATCGAGAGAAATGAGTTGCGAACGGGGCTTCGAAGTGACGACACGTCACCGTACTCAGTGTTGCTACCGCGAGACACGCGAGCCGGACTCCTGgcgggaagaggaggcggaaCTCGTTTTGCGATGGTTACTACATTGGCGCCTTTGGCTTGGATAACCTGGGTGACTTGCGAAGTGCGAATCGACGAACGTGTAGGCTGCGCAGCGGCGGTAGCGACCTCACAGATGATaggctcctcctcatcctcttcgtcatcttcg from Podospora pseudoanserina strain CBS 124.78 chromosome 1, whole genome shotgun sequence includes:
- the ARP9 gene encoding Actin-like protein arp9 (COG:Z; EggNog:ENOG503NWPF), with translation MSGSTGKWREEQVLIICPGSQTTLAQMGCNELTPPQHRFPTRMFPDPGVEGQFRPFHTYKRPKTTAGVKGEGEDDFDWVEDVDSLEGAIYPIQAGHIVHMEAFLAFLEHVHQALTTTYHNTPIMLMASPQWTKADCEVISRYVFEKTKTPALCLLHSGLATQYGLKWPNMTVVDVGFEKVDVTCVYEGRVVGHNDVGPGNVGDSEKADEERKRGISGGEFFTKKLMELLKEQGFDHEMAEQLKKSPVCEVLPYAAESKELMELPTEGGSATGSNGTATSSAAPAEGPKIVTTVVGADDDLGIDGDEKVVNEEGVLDVASLVVSGQTREFLAKQEKLKAEKAKAGRKGKGQETDASAAAKARLPNSKRTKTIFHYEELVTEDVPVAPPAAPAPAASAPAENGVSKDVEMADSGAAPAASTDDAGTKPDEPAAKTGGEQAQPATDAAAPPPAAQPPAAAPATERISRRVRRDIEVGLERFLFADRKEIDRIVTTIYHTVQGIDEMYMRPSCWENLVFVGNGARIRGLKDNIMQTLQARHLISPSSATMFTSELPSNIGTPSGTGSQTPTGSFTGQLPTSSSVNPLLQAATTAASLGVPGGPQGQIVGADGQLQTSHHFHSQTPTNIKLATLPTYLAEWTKNGFEEAMFLGAQVAARLAFCIHNLDPAGLEAQRSMSFNRVDYNELGPKGIRSHSMLI